Proteins co-encoded in one Heterodontus francisci isolate sHetFra1 unplaced genomic scaffold, sHetFra1.hap1 HAP1_SCAFFOLD_209, whole genome shotgun sequence genomic window:
- the LOC137360543 gene encoding probable G-protein coupled receptor 139 — protein MHQPINSIQKIYFIILAIIGAPVNLVAIVILSRGKCGLSTCTTRYLVAMAMADLLLIITDVILWRLSYYYFPDSFLTITPVCSVIIALRYEAADCSVWFTVTFSFDRFVAICCQKLKTKYCTEKTAAVILATTCILFCLQNVAYYFTNEPGEIINNVPWGCYMKPSYYTDPGWMGFDWFDVSLTPVLPFVLILLLNALTVRHILVASRVRKGLRGQSKGENRSDPEMESRRKSVILLFTISGNFILLWLMYVIYFFSCNVAGKDLEDYTDPFYNFGQVGWMLQVLSCCTNTFIYGAMQSKFREQFSRAVKYPVTLIIQLINKQNSEQPRGGSSISSP, from the exons atgcatcaaccaattaacagtatccagaaaatataCTTTATTATCCTTGCTATTATTGGTGCTCCTG ttaatttagtggcaattgtgattctgtcccggggaaagtgcggactctccacctgcaccactcgctacctggtggccatggcaatggcagatctactgctcattattactgatgtcatactgtggcggcttagttattattatttcccggacTCTTTCCTgaccatcacccctgtgtgcagtgttatCATTGCCCTCCGTTATGAAGCCGCAGACTGTtcagtctggttcaccgtcactttctcctttgatcgatttgtggccatttgttgccagaagctgaaaactaaatattgcaccgagaaaacagcggctgtgattcttgcaacaacctgcattctgttcTGTTTACAAAACGTTGCCTACTACTTTACaaatgaacctggagagataatcaacAATGTACCGTGGGGATGTTATatgaagccaagctattatactgatcctggatggatgggatttgactggtttgatgtgAGTCTAACCCCAGTGCTCCCatttgttttaattctgttgctcaacgctctgacagtcagacacattttagtggccagtcgagtccgtaagggactgaggggtcagagcaagggagagaatcgaagtgacccagagatggagagcagaaggaagtctgtgattttactcttcaccatttccggcaacttcatacttctgtggttgatgtATGTTATATATTTCTTCTCCTGTAATGTTGCAGGGAAAGATCTTGAGGATTACACTGATCCTTTCTATAACTTTGGACAGGTTGGATGGATGCTGCAGGttttgagttgctgcacaaacacatttatttatggggcaatGCAGTCCAAATTCAGGGAGCAGTTCAGTCgtgcagtgaaatatccagttacattaattattcaattaatcaataaacaaaACTCAGAGCAGCCCAGAGGTGGGTCAAGTATTTCTAGTCCATGA